In Ictalurus furcatus strain D&B chromosome 23, Billie_1.0, whole genome shotgun sequence, a single window of DNA contains:
- the dyrk1b gene encoding dual specificity tyrosine-phosphorylation-regulated kinase 1B isoform X2, protein MVITSSVEEKPQPSNRMVANLSTDTWVGNSDQSRYVPQSHLLRKPSKSSGCMPPSSSLCFSPAERNMSSQHTHPGLSNIQSMAEQQQVLSDMTILQRRIPPSFRDPASAPLRKLSVDLIKTYKHINEVYYTKKKRRAQQVPPEDSSTKKERKVYNDGYDDDNYDYIVKNGEKWLDRYEIDSLIGKGSFGQVVKAYDHHEQEWVAIKIIKNKKAFLNQAQIELRLLELMNKHDTEMKYYIVHLKRHFMFRNHLCLVFELLSYNLYDLLRNTNFRGVSLNLTRKFAQQLCTALLFLATPELSIIHCDLKPENILLCNPKRSAIKIVDFGSSCQLGQRIYQYIQSRFYRSPEVLLGMPYDLAIDMWSLGCILVEMHTGEPLFSGSNEVDQMNKIVEVLGVPPNHMLDQAPKARKYFDKLSDGLWTVKKNKDIKKEYKPPATRRLHEILGVETGGPGGRRAGEQGHAPCDYLKFKDLILRMLDYDPKTRITPFYALQHNFFKKTTDEGTNTSSSTSTSPAMDHSHSTSTTSSVSSSGGSSGSSNDNRNYRYSNRYYNSAVTHTDYEMQSPQAPSQQQLRIWPGSDSSDSSYPQLLLHKPAATQQRHFLGGAAMMETLHPHPVYGRQLRQQGPAQGQGSQVQGSQGQGSQGQAMMSSPPPSSQVQDSIELSLGGHHQHHHHHQLAQSSLAPPLSLPPSSLDSSQYGSSNLHLGISAFRTRTASQTQQIAQAPPTQDSMGYVPPCYPGNNNNNPPQGGGVITGAPPRGGVRPDSSEDSIMMGGGGGGGGQSAANS, encoded by the exons gTTCAGGATGTATGCCCCCCTCCTCGTCCCTGTGTTTCTCCCCCGCTGAGCGAAACATGTCGAGCCAGCACACTCATCCTGGATTAAGCAACATCCAGTCCATGGCAGAACAgcagcag GTGCTGTCTGATATGACCATTCTGCAGAGGAGGATCCCCCCGAGTTTCAGAGACCCCGCGAGTGCGCCGCTCAGAAAACTCTCCGTCGATCTCATCAAGACTTACAAGCACATcaatgag GTGTACTACACTAAAAAGAAGCGACGTGCGCAGCAGGTTCCGCCCGAGGACTCGAGCACCAAGAAAGAGCGGAAAGTTTACAACGACGGCTACGACGACGACAACTACGACTACATCGTGAAGAACGGGGAGAAGTGGCTCGACCGCTACGAAATCGACTCGCTCATCGGCAAGGGCTCCTTCGGACAG GTGGTGAAGGCGTACGATCACCACGAGCAGGAGTGGGTGGCCATCAAGATCATCAAGAATAAGAAAGCCTTCCTGAACCAGGCGCAGATCGAACTCCGGCTCCTCGAGCTCATGAACAAACACGACACCGAGATGAAGTACTATAtag tcCACCTGAAGCGCCACTTCATGTTCCGTAATCACCTGTGTTTGGTGTTTGAGCTGCTCTCCTATAACCTGTACGATCTGCTGCGTAACACTAATTTCCGGGGCGTGTCGCTCAACCTGACGCGGAAGTTCGCTCAGCAGCTGTGCACGGCGCTGCTCTTCCTGGCCACGCCCGAGCTCAGCATCATCCACTGCGACCTGAAGCCCGAGAACATCCTGCTGTGTAACCCCAAACGCAGCGCCATCAAGATCGTCGACTTCGGCAGCTCCTGTCAGCTCGGGCAGAGG atcTATCAGTACATACAGAGTCGGTTCTACCGTTCTCCCGAGGTGTTGTTAGGAATGCCGTATGATCTGGCCATCGACATGTGGAGTCTCGGCTGCATCCTGGTGGAGATGCACACGGGGGAGCCACTGTTCAGCGGCTCTAATGAg GTGGATCAGATGAATAAGATTGTGGAGGTGCTGGGCGTTCCTCCGAACCACATGCTGGATCAGGCACCTAAAGCACGCAAATACTTCGATAAGCTCTCAGACGGCCTGTGGACCGTGAAGAAGAACAAGGACATAAAGAAG GAGTATAAACCTCCCGCAACCCGGCGTCTCCATGAGATTTTAGGGGTGGAGACCGGGGGTCCCGGGGGAAGGCGGGCTGGGGAGCAAGGCCACGCCCCTTGCGATTACCTGAAGTTTAAGGACCTGATCCTGCGCATGCTGGACTACGACCCCAAAACGCGCATCACGCCGTTCTACGCCCTGCAGCACAACTTCTTCAAAAAGACCACAGACGAGGGAACAAACACCAGCAgctccacctccaccagcccGGCCATGGACCACAGCCactccacctccaccaccagcTCCGTGTCCAGctctg GTGGATCCAGCGGTTCTTCCAATGACAACCGAAACTATCGGTACAGCAACCGATACTACAACAGCGCCGTCACACACACGGACTACGAGATGCAGAGCCCGCAG GCTCCGTCTCAGCAGCAGTTGCGTATCTGGCCGGGCAGTGACAGCAGCGACTCGTCGTACCCACAGCTCCTGCTGCACAAACCCGCCGCCACGCAGCAGCGCCACTTCCTGGGCGGAGCTGCCATGATGGAGACGCTGCACCCGCACCCCGTCTACGGCCGCCAGCTTCGCCAGCAGGGTCCGGCCCAGGGTCAAGGGTCGCAAGTTCAAGGCTCGCAAGGCCAAGGCTCGCAAGGTCAGGCGATGATGTCATCGCCGCCACCGTCGTCGCAAGTGCAGGACAGCATCGAGCTGAGTCTCGGCGGCCATCATCagcatcaccaccatcaccaattGGCTCAGTCTTCCTTGGCTCCGCCCCTTTCTCTTCCTCCGTCGAGCCTGGACTCCAGCCAGTACGGCTCCTCCAACCTCCACCTGGGAATCTCCGCCTTTCGGACTAGAACGGCCTCTCAGACGCAGCAGATCgcacaagccccgcccactcagGACAGCATGGGCTACGTCCCGCCCTGTTACCCCggaaacaacaataacaacccACCACAGGGAGGCGGGGTAATCACCGGAGCACCGCCCAGAGGCGGGGTTAGACCCGATTCGTCGGAGGATTCCATCATGATGGGAGGCGGGGGGGGCGGAGGCGGGCAGAGCGCGGCCAACTCTTGA
- the dyrk1b gene encoding dual specificity tyrosine-phosphorylation-regulated kinase 1B isoform X1: protein MVITSSVEEKPQPSNRMVANLSTDTWVGNSDQSRYVPQSHLLRKPSKSSGCMPPSSSLCFSPAERNMSSQHTHPGLSNIQSMAEQQQVLSDMTILQRRIPPSFRDPASAPLRKLSVDLIKTYKHINEVYYTKKKRRAQQVPPEDSSTKKERKVYNDGYDDDNYDYIVKNGEKWLDRYEIDSLIGKGSFGQVVKAYDHHEQEWVAIKIIKNKKAFLNQAQIELRLLELMNKHDTEMKYYIVHLKRHFMFRNHLCLVFELLSYNLYDLLRNTNFRGVSLNLTRKFAQQLCTALLFLATPELSIIHCDLKPENILLCNPKRSAIKIVDFGSSCQLGQRIYQYIQSRFYRSPEVLLGMPYDLAIDMWSLGCILVEMHTGEPLFSGSNEVDQMNKIVEVLGVPPNHMLDQAPKARKYFDKLSDGLWTVKKNKDIKKVLYPSASEYKPPATRRLHEILGVETGGPGGRRAGEQGHAPCDYLKFKDLILRMLDYDPKTRITPFYALQHNFFKKTTDEGTNTSSSTSTSPAMDHSHSTSTTSSVSSSGGSSGSSNDNRNYRYSNRYYNSAVTHTDYEMQSPQAPSQQQLRIWPGSDSSDSSYPQLLLHKPAATQQRHFLGGAAMMETLHPHPVYGRQLRQQGPAQGQGSQVQGSQGQGSQGQAMMSSPPPSSQVQDSIELSLGGHHQHHHHHQLAQSSLAPPLSLPPSSLDSSQYGSSNLHLGISAFRTRTASQTQQIAQAPPTQDSMGYVPPCYPGNNNNNPPQGGGVITGAPPRGGVRPDSSEDSIMMGGGGGGGGQSAANS from the exons gTTCAGGATGTATGCCCCCCTCCTCGTCCCTGTGTTTCTCCCCCGCTGAGCGAAACATGTCGAGCCAGCACACTCATCCTGGATTAAGCAACATCCAGTCCATGGCAGAACAgcagcag GTGCTGTCTGATATGACCATTCTGCAGAGGAGGATCCCCCCGAGTTTCAGAGACCCCGCGAGTGCGCCGCTCAGAAAACTCTCCGTCGATCTCATCAAGACTTACAAGCACATcaatgag GTGTACTACACTAAAAAGAAGCGACGTGCGCAGCAGGTTCCGCCCGAGGACTCGAGCACCAAGAAAGAGCGGAAAGTTTACAACGACGGCTACGACGACGACAACTACGACTACATCGTGAAGAACGGGGAGAAGTGGCTCGACCGCTACGAAATCGACTCGCTCATCGGCAAGGGCTCCTTCGGACAG GTGGTGAAGGCGTACGATCACCACGAGCAGGAGTGGGTGGCCATCAAGATCATCAAGAATAAGAAAGCCTTCCTGAACCAGGCGCAGATCGAACTCCGGCTCCTCGAGCTCATGAACAAACACGACACCGAGATGAAGTACTATAtag tcCACCTGAAGCGCCACTTCATGTTCCGTAATCACCTGTGTTTGGTGTTTGAGCTGCTCTCCTATAACCTGTACGATCTGCTGCGTAACACTAATTTCCGGGGCGTGTCGCTCAACCTGACGCGGAAGTTCGCTCAGCAGCTGTGCACGGCGCTGCTCTTCCTGGCCACGCCCGAGCTCAGCATCATCCACTGCGACCTGAAGCCCGAGAACATCCTGCTGTGTAACCCCAAACGCAGCGCCATCAAGATCGTCGACTTCGGCAGCTCCTGTCAGCTCGGGCAGAGG atcTATCAGTACATACAGAGTCGGTTCTACCGTTCTCCCGAGGTGTTGTTAGGAATGCCGTATGATCTGGCCATCGACATGTGGAGTCTCGGCTGCATCCTGGTGGAGATGCACACGGGGGAGCCACTGTTCAGCGGCTCTAATGAg GTGGATCAGATGAATAAGATTGTGGAGGTGCTGGGCGTTCCTCCGAACCACATGCTGGATCAGGCACCTAAAGCACGCAAATACTTCGATAAGCTCTCAGACGGCCTGTGGACCGTGAAGAAGAACAAGGACATAAAGAAGGTACTTTATCCTTCAGCCTCC GAGTATAAACCTCCCGCAACCCGGCGTCTCCATGAGATTTTAGGGGTGGAGACCGGGGGTCCCGGGGGAAGGCGGGCTGGGGAGCAAGGCCACGCCCCTTGCGATTACCTGAAGTTTAAGGACCTGATCCTGCGCATGCTGGACTACGACCCCAAAACGCGCATCACGCCGTTCTACGCCCTGCAGCACAACTTCTTCAAAAAGACCACAGACGAGGGAACAAACACCAGCAgctccacctccaccagcccGGCCATGGACCACAGCCactccacctccaccaccagcTCCGTGTCCAGctctg GTGGATCCAGCGGTTCTTCCAATGACAACCGAAACTATCGGTACAGCAACCGATACTACAACAGCGCCGTCACACACACGGACTACGAGATGCAGAGCCCGCAG GCTCCGTCTCAGCAGCAGTTGCGTATCTGGCCGGGCAGTGACAGCAGCGACTCGTCGTACCCACAGCTCCTGCTGCACAAACCCGCCGCCACGCAGCAGCGCCACTTCCTGGGCGGAGCTGCCATGATGGAGACGCTGCACCCGCACCCCGTCTACGGCCGCCAGCTTCGCCAGCAGGGTCCGGCCCAGGGTCAAGGGTCGCAAGTTCAAGGCTCGCAAGGCCAAGGCTCGCAAGGTCAGGCGATGATGTCATCGCCGCCACCGTCGTCGCAAGTGCAGGACAGCATCGAGCTGAGTCTCGGCGGCCATCATCagcatcaccaccatcaccaattGGCTCAGTCTTCCTTGGCTCCGCCCCTTTCTCTTCCTCCGTCGAGCCTGGACTCCAGCCAGTACGGCTCCTCCAACCTCCACCTGGGAATCTCCGCCTTTCGGACTAGAACGGCCTCTCAGACGCAGCAGATCgcacaagccccgcccactcagGACAGCATGGGCTACGTCCCGCCCTGTTACCCCggaaacaacaataacaacccACCACAGGGAGGCGGGGTAATCACCGGAGCACCGCCCAGAGGCGGGGTTAGACCCGATTCGTCGGAGGATTCCATCATGATGGGAGGCGGGGGGGGCGGAGGCGGGCAGAGCGCGGCCAACTCTTGA
- the dyrk1b gene encoding dual specificity tyrosine-phosphorylation-regulated kinase 1B isoform X3: MPPSSSLCFSPAERNMSSQHTHPGLSNIQSMAEQQQVLSDMTILQRRIPPSFRDPASAPLRKLSVDLIKTYKHINEVYYTKKKRRAQQVPPEDSSTKKERKVYNDGYDDDNYDYIVKNGEKWLDRYEIDSLIGKGSFGQVVKAYDHHEQEWVAIKIIKNKKAFLNQAQIELRLLELMNKHDTEMKYYIVHLKRHFMFRNHLCLVFELLSYNLYDLLRNTNFRGVSLNLTRKFAQQLCTALLFLATPELSIIHCDLKPENILLCNPKRSAIKIVDFGSSCQLGQRIYQYIQSRFYRSPEVLLGMPYDLAIDMWSLGCILVEMHTGEPLFSGSNEVDQMNKIVEVLGVPPNHMLDQAPKARKYFDKLSDGLWTVKKNKDIKKVLYPSASEYKPPATRRLHEILGVETGGPGGRRAGEQGHAPCDYLKFKDLILRMLDYDPKTRITPFYALQHNFFKKTTDEGTNTSSSTSTSPAMDHSHSTSTTSSVSSSGGSSGSSNDNRNYRYSNRYYNSAVTHTDYEMQSPQAPSQQQLRIWPGSDSSDSSYPQLLLHKPAATQQRHFLGGAAMMETLHPHPVYGRQLRQQGPAQGQGSQVQGSQGQGSQGQAMMSSPPPSSQVQDSIELSLGGHHQHHHHHQLAQSSLAPPLSLPPSSLDSSQYGSSNLHLGISAFRTRTASQTQQIAQAPPTQDSMGYVPPCYPGNNNNNPPQGGGVITGAPPRGGVRPDSSEDSIMMGGGGGGGGQSAANS; this comes from the exons ATGCCCCCCTCCTCGTCCCTGTGTTTCTCCCCCGCTGAGCGAAACATGTCGAGCCAGCACACTCATCCTGGATTAAGCAACATCCAGTCCATGGCAGAACAgcagcag GTGCTGTCTGATATGACCATTCTGCAGAGGAGGATCCCCCCGAGTTTCAGAGACCCCGCGAGTGCGCCGCTCAGAAAACTCTCCGTCGATCTCATCAAGACTTACAAGCACATcaatgag GTGTACTACACTAAAAAGAAGCGACGTGCGCAGCAGGTTCCGCCCGAGGACTCGAGCACCAAGAAAGAGCGGAAAGTTTACAACGACGGCTACGACGACGACAACTACGACTACATCGTGAAGAACGGGGAGAAGTGGCTCGACCGCTACGAAATCGACTCGCTCATCGGCAAGGGCTCCTTCGGACAG GTGGTGAAGGCGTACGATCACCACGAGCAGGAGTGGGTGGCCATCAAGATCATCAAGAATAAGAAAGCCTTCCTGAACCAGGCGCAGATCGAACTCCGGCTCCTCGAGCTCATGAACAAACACGACACCGAGATGAAGTACTATAtag tcCACCTGAAGCGCCACTTCATGTTCCGTAATCACCTGTGTTTGGTGTTTGAGCTGCTCTCCTATAACCTGTACGATCTGCTGCGTAACACTAATTTCCGGGGCGTGTCGCTCAACCTGACGCGGAAGTTCGCTCAGCAGCTGTGCACGGCGCTGCTCTTCCTGGCCACGCCCGAGCTCAGCATCATCCACTGCGACCTGAAGCCCGAGAACATCCTGCTGTGTAACCCCAAACGCAGCGCCATCAAGATCGTCGACTTCGGCAGCTCCTGTCAGCTCGGGCAGAGG atcTATCAGTACATACAGAGTCGGTTCTACCGTTCTCCCGAGGTGTTGTTAGGAATGCCGTATGATCTGGCCATCGACATGTGGAGTCTCGGCTGCATCCTGGTGGAGATGCACACGGGGGAGCCACTGTTCAGCGGCTCTAATGAg GTGGATCAGATGAATAAGATTGTGGAGGTGCTGGGCGTTCCTCCGAACCACATGCTGGATCAGGCACCTAAAGCACGCAAATACTTCGATAAGCTCTCAGACGGCCTGTGGACCGTGAAGAAGAACAAGGACATAAAGAAGGTACTTTATCCTTCAGCCTCC GAGTATAAACCTCCCGCAACCCGGCGTCTCCATGAGATTTTAGGGGTGGAGACCGGGGGTCCCGGGGGAAGGCGGGCTGGGGAGCAAGGCCACGCCCCTTGCGATTACCTGAAGTTTAAGGACCTGATCCTGCGCATGCTGGACTACGACCCCAAAACGCGCATCACGCCGTTCTACGCCCTGCAGCACAACTTCTTCAAAAAGACCACAGACGAGGGAACAAACACCAGCAgctccacctccaccagcccGGCCATGGACCACAGCCactccacctccaccaccagcTCCGTGTCCAGctctg GTGGATCCAGCGGTTCTTCCAATGACAACCGAAACTATCGGTACAGCAACCGATACTACAACAGCGCCGTCACACACACGGACTACGAGATGCAGAGCCCGCAG GCTCCGTCTCAGCAGCAGTTGCGTATCTGGCCGGGCAGTGACAGCAGCGACTCGTCGTACCCACAGCTCCTGCTGCACAAACCCGCCGCCACGCAGCAGCGCCACTTCCTGGGCGGAGCTGCCATGATGGAGACGCTGCACCCGCACCCCGTCTACGGCCGCCAGCTTCGCCAGCAGGGTCCGGCCCAGGGTCAAGGGTCGCAAGTTCAAGGCTCGCAAGGCCAAGGCTCGCAAGGTCAGGCGATGATGTCATCGCCGCCACCGTCGTCGCAAGTGCAGGACAGCATCGAGCTGAGTCTCGGCGGCCATCATCagcatcaccaccatcaccaattGGCTCAGTCTTCCTTGGCTCCGCCCCTTTCTCTTCCTCCGTCGAGCCTGGACTCCAGCCAGTACGGCTCCTCCAACCTCCACCTGGGAATCTCCGCCTTTCGGACTAGAACGGCCTCTCAGACGCAGCAGATCgcacaagccccgcccactcagGACAGCATGGGCTACGTCCCGCCCTGTTACCCCggaaacaacaataacaacccACCACAGGGAGGCGGGGTAATCACCGGAGCACCGCCCAGAGGCGGGGTTAGACCCGATTCGTCGGAGGATTCCATCATGATGGGAGGCGGGGGGGGCGGAGGCGGGCAGAGCGCGGCCAACTCTTGA
- the LOC128599422 gene encoding zona pellucida sperm-binding protein 3-like, whose product MNGARLLLSLYVCVFRLLGCVMVVTGRGDDQRYSTSTSPEQELYNEPRPEIGDSDFTHHPPPHHPSAITPPYLLLPMFHHRSSPAVSKELFRPVTGRRTLPSVLSNILIPQVPQTPIRVTPVNNNYGVELWCGYSKISVRINQALLNFRSSAAYFRLGTCPPSRVDGSVLYFQYELNECGSSLSVINGQLLYTNEVLYRPEDQGAVIRAVPLTLPVQCAYDRFHYSYKIGYLPASRPQSFRKTLIRKRVFGLSVRNGKWEELEVNKSHVLGEPIYFEFGAEVILKDKRVYVKACHVTPSEDSSSTQRYDVISNFGCMVDSKRTGSQSRYISRQTNVLRFTLDAFLFAEADSEVSLSTLYNITESTPVLIELDKDEDENWGFALTESFSCVFVVVGRSVDQRFYLHCTVVVGNASASTTAKSCTYSESALRWEELGGDASVCDCCDSQCRPPEFSKFCNCVSLHLSFKST is encoded by the exons ATGAACGGCGCGCGGCTGCTCCTCtctctgtacgtgtgtgtgtttaggttaCTGGGGTGTGTAATGGTTGTAACTGGGAGAGGTGATGATCAGAGATATAGCACCAGCACATCACCGGAGCAGGAGCTCTACAACGAGCCGAGGCCGGAGATCGGGGACAGTGACTTTAcccatcatcctcctcctcatcacccATCCGCCATCACGCCTCCTTATCTCCTCCTCCCCATGTTCCACCACCGCTCCTCTCCTGCCGTTTCTAAAGAGCTTTTCAGACCTGTAACCGGAAGGAGGACGTTACCGAGCGTTCTGTCCAATATTCTGATCCCACAAGTGCCCCAGACTCCCATCCGGGTCACTCCCGTGAATAATAATTACGGTGTGGAGTTGTGGTGTGGCTACAGCAAGATTTCCGTTCGAATCAATCAGGCTCTGCTGAACTTCCGGAGCTCCGCCGCTTACTTCCGGTTGGGAACATGTCCGCCGTCACGTGTTGACGGGAGCGTCCTGTACTTCCAGTACGAGCTGAATGAGTGTGGGAGTTCGCTATCG GTGATAAACGGACAGCTCCTGTACACTAATGAGGTTCTCTACAGGCCGGAGGATCAGGGAGCCGTCATCAGAGCTGTGCCGCTAACGCTACCCGTCCAGTGTGCGTACGATCG GTTTCACTATTCGTACAAAATCGGCTATTTGCCGGCGTCTCGTCCGCAGTCGTTTCGGAAGACGTTGATCAGGAAGCGGGTCTTCGGTCTCTCTGTGCGAAACG GTAAGTGGGAGGAACTTGAGGTGAACAAGAGTCACGTCCTCGGAGAGCCCATATACTTTGAATTCGGAGCAGAAGTCATCTTGAAGGACAAGCGCGTTTACGTCAAGGCCTGTCACGTTACGCCGAGCGAGGATTCCAGCTCCACCCAGCGCTACGATGTCATCAGCAACTTCGG aTGCATGGTGGACAGTAAGAGGACAGGAAGTCAGTCGCGCTACATCTCGAGGCAGACGAACGTCCTTCGCTTTACACTCGACGCGTTTTTGTTCGCTGAGGCGGATTCAGAGGTATCGCTTTCTACTTTATATAATATCACAGAGTCG ACTCCCGTTCTAATCGAGTTGGATAAAGATGAGGATGAAAACTGGGGTTTTGCTTTAACAGAGTCTTTTTCCTGTGTTTTCGTGGTTGTTGGTCGTTCTGTTGATCAGCGTTTTTATTTGCACTGCACTGTTGTGGTTGGAAACGCGTCCGCGAGCACCACAGCAAAGTCCTGCACCTACAGCGAGTCTGCGCTCAG GTGGGAGGAGCTTGGTGGCGACGCCTCCGTCTGTGACTGCTGTGACTCTCAGTGTCGCCCTCCGGAGTTCAGTAAGTTCTGTAACTGTGTGTCTTTACATCTTAGTTTTAAAAGTACGTAA